AATTCCAAATAAATGTACTTCTAAAAATCTCACTCTTTAAATAATGAAGTCATCAGGTTCTCCTTTTTCCACTCCATAAGTTTCTTTGATAAAAATTTTTCGAGATTCGAAAATGTACCAAGTAATGCTATCTTCGTCCTTTTTTGTGATTTTTCTTATCTGCTGTTTTAAGATCTCATATTTTGCTTTT
This genomic stretch from Petrotoga mexicana DSM 14811 harbors:
- the cas2 gene encoding CRISPR-associated endonuclease Cas2 — protein: MAYDVNEKRVAKVLKKARQYLNWVQNSLLEGEITKAKYEILKQQIRKITKKDEDSITWYIFESRKIFIKETYGVEKGEPDDFII